One part of the Mycobacterium marinum genome encodes these proteins:
- the gndA gene encoding NADP-dependent phosphogluconate dehydrogenase, with protein sequence MSSSESSTATAQIGVTGLAVMGSNIARNFARHGYTVALHNRSIAKTDALLKEHGAEGKFVRSETISEFLAALETPRRVLIMVKAGEPTDAVINELADAMEPGDIIIDGGNALYTDTIRREKAVRERGLHFVGAGISGGEEGALNGPSIMPGGPAESYTSLGPLLEEISAHVDGVPCCTHIGPDGSGHFVKMVHNGIEYSDMQLIGEAYQLLRDGLGMSAPQIADVFSEWNKGDLDSYLVEITAEVLRQTDAKTGKPLVDVILDQAEQKGTGRWTVKSALDLGVPVTGIAEAVFARALSGSVQQRAAAVGLPSGRLGDKPADPDTFTENVRRALYASKIVAYAQGFNQIQAGSAEFGWDITPGDLATIWRGGCIIRAKFLNRIKEAFDAEPALASLLVAPYFRSAIESAVDSWRRVVSTAAQLGIPTPGFSSALAYYDALRTERLPAALTQAQRDFFGAHTYGRIDAAGKFHTLWSADRSEVPA encoded by the coding sequence ATGAGTTCGTCGGAATCGAGCACCGCTACCGCCCAGATCGGTGTTACCGGCCTGGCCGTGATGGGTTCGAACATCGCCCGCAACTTTGCCCGACATGGCTACACGGTGGCCTTGCACAACCGCTCGATCGCCAAGACCGACGCGTTGCTCAAAGAGCATGGAGCTGAAGGCAAGTTCGTCCGCAGCGAGACGATCAGCGAGTTCCTCGCCGCGCTCGAGACGCCGCGCCGGGTGCTGATCATGGTCAAGGCGGGCGAGCCCACCGATGCCGTGATCAACGAACTCGCAGATGCCATGGAGCCCGGCGACATCATCATCGATGGCGGCAATGCGCTCTACACCGACACCATTCGCCGTGAGAAGGCGGTGCGTGAGCGCGGACTGCATTTCGTCGGCGCGGGGATCTCCGGCGGCGAGGAGGGCGCGCTCAACGGGCCATCGATCATGCCCGGCGGCCCCGCCGAGTCGTACACCTCGCTGGGCCCGCTGCTGGAGGAGATCTCGGCACACGTCGACGGCGTTCCGTGCTGCACTCACATCGGGCCGGACGGGTCGGGGCATTTCGTGAAGATGGTGCACAACGGCATCGAGTACTCCGACATGCAGCTCATCGGCGAGGCTTACCAGCTGCTCCGTGACGGGCTGGGGATGAGCGCCCCGCAGATCGCCGACGTGTTCAGCGAGTGGAACAAGGGCGATCTGGACAGCTATCTGGTGGAAATCACTGCCGAGGTGCTGCGCCAAACGGATGCGAAGACCGGAAAACCCCTCGTCGACGTCATTCTGGACCAGGCCGAGCAGAAGGGCACCGGTCGCTGGACCGTGAAATCCGCCCTCGACCTCGGGGTGCCGGTGACCGGCATCGCCGAAGCCGTCTTCGCGCGAGCGCTGTCGGGGTCGGTGCAGCAGCGCGCGGCCGCGGTTGGGCTGCCTTCGGGGCGGCTGGGCGACAAGCCCGCCGATCCGGACACCTTCACCGAGAACGTCCGGCGGGCCCTGTATGCCTCGAAGATCGTGGCCTACGCGCAGGGGTTCAACCAGATCCAGGCCGGCAGTGCCGAATTTGGCTGGGACATCACTCCGGGCGACTTGGCCACCATTTGGCGTGGCGGCTGCATCATTCGGGCCAAGTTCCTCAACCGGATCAAAGAGGCGTTCGACGCGGAGCCGGCCCTAGCCAGCTTGCTGGTCGCGCCCTATTTCCGCAGCGCCATCGAATCGGCCGTCGACAGCTGGCGCCGCGTGGTGTCCACGGCGGCTCAATTGGGTATACCGACCCCCGGGTTCTCGTCGGCCCTCGCCTACTATGACGCGCTGCGCACCGAACGGTTACCCGCCGCACTCACCCAGGCCCAGCGCGACTTCTTCGGCGCGCACACCTACGGCCGGATCGACGCGGCGGGCAAGTTTCACACGCTGTGGAGCGCAGATCGCAGCGAGGTGCCGGCCTAG
- a CDS encoding M56 family metallopeptidase — MSALAFTILAVLLAGPTPALLARATWPLRAPRAAMVLWQAISLAAVLSAFSAGIAIATRLLMPGPDGRPTAGIIDAEGRLGWPLWAAYVSVFALTVLVGVRLVVAVVRVAIATRRRRARHRMVVDLVGVGHEATLAQPCARTRDLRVLHVAQPLAYCLPGVRSRVVVSEGALTTLSDKEVAAILTHERAHLRARHDLVLEAFTAFHEAFPRLVRSANALRAAQLLVELLADDAAVRAAGRTPLARALVACASGRAPLGALAAGGPSTLVRVQRLSGRGNSLALAAAAYAAAAVVLVVPTVALAVPWLTELQRLFDL, encoded by the coding sequence GTGTCCGCGCTGGCCTTCACCATCCTCGCGGTGCTGCTGGCCGGCCCGACACCGGCCTTGCTGGCACGCGCCACGTGGCCGTTGCGCGCACCTCGCGCCGCAATGGTGCTCTGGCAAGCGATCTCCCTGGCCGCCGTACTTTCCGCCTTCAGCGCCGGAATCGCGATTGCGACCCGATTGCTCATGCCCGGTCCCGACGGGCGGCCCACGGCCGGCATCATCGACGCCGAAGGCCGGCTCGGTTGGCCGCTGTGGGCGGCCTACGTTTCCGTCTTCGCGCTCACCGTCCTCGTGGGGGTACGGCTGGTGGTCGCGGTGGTGCGTGTTGCCATCGCCACCCGGCGACGGCGGGCCCGTCACCGCATGGTCGTCGACCTGGTCGGAGTGGGGCACGAAGCGACCTTGGCCCAGCCTTGCGCGCGGACTCGCGATCTGCGCGTCTTACACGTCGCGCAACCACTCGCCTACTGCCTGCCCGGGGTACGTAGCCGGGTGGTGGTCAGCGAGGGGGCGCTCACCACGCTCAGCGACAAAGAAGTCGCGGCAATACTTACCCACGAACGGGCTCATCTACGGGCCCGCCATGACCTTGTTCTGGAGGCGTTCACCGCCTTCCACGAGGCCTTTCCGCGGCTGGTTCGCAGCGCCAACGCATTGCGCGCGGCGCAGCTACTGGTTGAACTGTTGGCCGACGACGCGGCAGTGCGCGCCGCGGGACGAACCCCACTGGCTCGGGCCCTGGTCGCCTGCGCGTCCGGGCGGGCACCGTTGGGCGCCCTAGCCGCGGGCGGTCCCAGCACGCTGGTGCGGGTGCAGCGGTTGTCGGGGCGAGGCAACAGCCTGGCGCTGGCCGCGGCCGCCTACGCGGCCGCTGCGGTGGTGCTGGTGGTCCCCACCGTGGCGCTGGCCGTACCGTGGCTCACGGAATTGCAGCGGTTGTTCGACCTCTGA
- a CDS encoding BlaI/MecI/CopY family transcriptional regulator, whose amino-acid sequence MAKLTRLGDLERAVMDHLWSTPEPQTVRQVHQALSARRDLAYTTVMTVLQRLAKKNLVSQIRDDRAHRYAPVHGRDELVAGLMVDALAQAEDSGGRQAALVHFVERVGADEADALRRALAELEASHRIPPSAGAPVDS is encoded by the coding sequence ATGGCCAAGCTGACGCGCCTGGGGGATCTGGAACGCGCGGTCATGGATCACCTGTGGTCCACCCCCGAACCCCAGACAGTTCGACAGGTCCACCAAGCGCTCTCGGCGCGGCGAGACCTCGCCTACACAACCGTGATGACGGTGCTGCAGCGGTTGGCCAAAAAGAACCTGGTTTCTCAGATCCGCGACGACCGGGCGCATCGGTATGCACCGGTGCACGGGCGTGACGAGCTGGTCGCCGGGCTGATGGTGGATGCGCTGGCCCAAGCCGAGGACTCGGGTGGCCGGCAGGCCGCGCTGGTGCACTTCGTCGAGCGTGTCGGAGCCGACGAGGCGGACGCGCTTCGCCGAGCGCTCGCCGAATTGGAAGCAAGTCATCGCATTCCGCCATCTGCTGGCGCTCCGGTGGACAGCTGA
- a CDS encoding PaaI family thioesterase — translation MPPTVSAPFDVELGLEFTELTADGARAQLEVKPKHLQPMGLVHGGVYCSMVESMASMAAFTWLSTRGGGGVVGVNNNTDFLRAISSGTVYGTAEPLHRGRRQQLWLVVITDDADHVIARGQVRLQNLEAPPIDG, via the coding sequence ATCCCGCCCACAGTTTCTGCACCTTTCGATGTTGAACTGGGCCTGGAGTTCACCGAACTCACCGCCGATGGCGCTCGTGCGCAGCTCGAGGTCAAGCCCAAGCACCTGCAGCCAATGGGCCTAGTCCACGGGGGTGTCTACTGCTCGATGGTCGAAAGCATGGCCAGCATGGCCGCGTTCACCTGGCTGAGCACCCGCGGCGGCGGCGGTGTGGTGGGCGTCAACAACAACACCGACTTTTTGCGTGCGATCAGCTCGGGAACCGTCTACGGCACCGCCGAGCCACTACACCGCGGCCGACGCCAGCAGCTGTGGCTGGTCGTGATCACCGACGACGCCGATCATGTGATCGCTCGCGGGCAAGTGCGGCTGCAGAATCTCGAGGCGCCGCCCATCGACGGGTGA
- a CDS encoding urease subunit gamma: MRLTPHEQERLLLSYAAEVARRRQARGLRLNHPEAVALITDHVLEGARDGRTVAELMASGCEVLGRDDVMEGVPEMIADVQVEATFPDGTKLVTVHHPIR; encoded by the coding sequence ATGCGCTTGACGCCGCACGAACAGGAGCGATTGCTGCTGTCTTACGCCGCCGAGGTGGCCCGCCGCCGACAGGCTCGCGGCTTGCGTCTCAATCACCCCGAGGCCGTAGCGCTCATCACCGACCACGTCCTTGAAGGTGCACGCGACGGCCGCACGGTGGCCGAGCTGATGGCCAGCGGTTGTGAGGTCCTGGGTCGAGACGATGTGATGGAAGGAGTGCCCGAGATGATCGCGGACGTACAGGTTGAGGCGACCTTCCCGGACGGCACCAAATTGGTCACCGTCCATCATCCGATCCGATGA
- a CDS encoding urease subunit beta produces the protein MIPGEIHYGRGDIEINTAAQRIEMHVVNTGDRPVQVGSHVHFPQANAALSFDRAAAHGYRLDIPAATAVRFEPGVAHTVSLVPLEGRRAVYGLTLNPPGRLDD, from the coding sequence ATGATCCCCGGTGAAATCCACTACGGCAGAGGCGATATCGAAATTAACACGGCCGCTCAGCGCATCGAGATGCATGTCGTCAACACCGGCGACCGCCCGGTACAGGTCGGAAGTCACGTCCATTTTCCGCAGGCCAATGCGGCGCTGTCGTTCGACCGCGCTGCCGCCCACGGCTACCGTCTCGACATTCCGGCCGCCACCGCGGTCCGCTTCGAGCCGGGCGTTGCCCACACCGTCAGCCTGGTGCCGCTGGAGGGCAGACGCGCGGTGTACGGGCTGACGCTGAATCCACCTGGAAGGTTGGACGACTGA
- a CDS encoding urease subunit alpha produces MARLSRERYAQLYGPTTGDRIRLADTDLLVEITEDRCGGPGLAGDEAVFGGGKVLRESMGQGRVTRAEGAPDTVITGAVIIDYWGIIKADIGIRDGRIVAIGKAGNPNIMSGIHPDLVVGPSTEIIGGNGRIVTAGAIDCHVHLICPQVIAEALGSGITTIIGGGTGPAEGSKSTTVTPGAWHLARMLEALDSWPVNIALLGKGNTVNPDALWEQLRGGASGFKLHEDWGSSPAAIDACLTVADAAGVQVALHSDTLNEMGFVEDTLAAIAGRSIHTYHTEGAGGGHAPDIITVAAHPNVLPSSTNPTRPHTVNTLDEHLDMLMVCHHLNPRIPEDLAFAESRIRPSTIAAEDLLHDIGAISMIGSDSQAMGRVGEVVMRTWQTAHVMKQRRGALEGDPSGRYSADNNRARRYVAKYTICPAVAHGLDHEVGSVEVGKLADLVLWEPAFFGVRPHAVVKGGAIAWAAMGDANASIPTPQPVLPRPMFGASPAVAAATSVHFVAAQSIEAGLADQIAVDRRLVPVADVRAVGKADMPLNDAQPRIEVDPDTFTVRIDGEVWEQQPATELPMAQRYFLF; encoded by the coding sequence ATGGCGCGGCTGTCCAGGGAGCGCTACGCACAGCTGTACGGTCCGACCACTGGCGATAGGATCCGGCTCGCAGATACCGATCTGCTGGTCGAAATCACCGAAGACCGTTGCGGGGGGCCCGGACTGGCGGGGGACGAGGCGGTGTTCGGCGGCGGCAAGGTGCTGCGCGAGTCCATGGGCCAGGGGCGGGTCACGCGGGCCGAGGGCGCGCCCGACACCGTGATCACCGGCGCGGTAATCATTGACTACTGGGGAATCATCAAGGCGGATATCGGCATTCGTGACGGGCGCATCGTCGCAATCGGCAAGGCCGGCAACCCCAACATCATGTCGGGTATTCATCCCGACTTAGTGGTCGGACCGTCCACCGAGATCATTGGCGGAAACGGGCGCATCGTCACCGCGGGTGCGATCGACTGCCATGTGCACTTGATCTGTCCTCAGGTCATCGCCGAGGCCCTCGGTTCGGGTATCACCACCATCATCGGCGGCGGCACCGGCCCAGCGGAAGGCAGCAAGTCCACCACCGTCACGCCCGGGGCATGGCATCTGGCCAGGATGCTGGAAGCCCTCGATTCCTGGCCGGTCAACATCGCGTTGCTGGGCAAGGGCAACACCGTCAATCCCGACGCGTTGTGGGAGCAATTGCGTGGTGGGGCATCAGGTTTCAAGCTTCACGAAGACTGGGGTTCGTCACCGGCGGCGATCGATGCGTGCCTGACCGTCGCCGATGCCGCCGGTGTTCAAGTCGCGTTACACTCCGACACTCTCAACGAGATGGGCTTCGTCGAGGACACGCTGGCCGCGATCGCCGGGCGATCCATTCACACCTACCACACCGAGGGAGCCGGAGGCGGGCACGCCCCCGACATCATCACCGTTGCGGCACATCCCAACGTGCTGCCCAGCTCCACCAATCCGACTCGCCCGCACACCGTCAACACCCTCGACGAGCACCTCGACATGTTGATGGTGTGCCATCACCTCAACCCACGGATTCCTGAAGATCTGGCATTTGCGGAGAGTCGGATTCGGCCATCCACCATCGCCGCCGAAGACCTGCTGCACGACATCGGAGCGATCTCGATGATCGGCAGTGACTCCCAGGCGATGGGCCGGGTCGGCGAGGTGGTGATGCGGACCTGGCAGACCGCGCATGTCATGAAGCAGCGCCGCGGCGCCTTGGAGGGCGACCCGTCGGGCCGCTATTCGGCCGATAACAATCGAGCACGGCGCTATGTCGCCAAATACACCATCTGCCCGGCCGTCGCGCACGGTCTCGACCACGAGGTCGGCTCGGTGGAGGTGGGAAAGCTCGCCGATCTGGTGTTGTGGGAGCCAGCCTTTTTCGGGGTACGCCCGCACGCGGTGGTCAAGGGTGGCGCCATCGCCTGGGCCGCGATGGGCGATGCGAACGCCTCGATACCCACGCCTCAGCCGGTGCTTCCGCGCCCGATGTTCGGCGCGTCGCCGGCCGTGGCAGCGGCGACCTCCGTGCATTTCGTCGCAGCACAGTCCATCGAGGCCGGTCTGGCAGATCAGATCGCCGTCGACCGCCGACTAGTTCCGGTGGCCGATGTCCGGGCCGTCGGTAAGGCCGACATGCCACTCAACGACGCACAGCCGCGCATCGAGGTCGACCCCGATACGTTCACCGTGCGTATCGATGGCGAGGTATGGGAGCAGCAGCCGGCCACCGAACTCCCCATGGCGCAACGGTATTTCTTGTTCTAG
- a CDS encoding urease accessory protein UreF, with product MTTLAMLLTLADSRLPTGAHVHSGGVEEAITAGLVTNLSSLEAFLKRRIRSHGLVTASIAAAVQRGDLAPDGADRETDARTPSPAARDASRSQGRGLVRLARAIWPEADWDALGAKPHLAVAAGRVGALAGLTPEHLALQLVYTTMTGSATAAQRLLALDPTDVAVLTFQLSELCTTTAAEAVIGLADLSDPLLDTLAQHHAERERPLFAS from the coding sequence GTGACCACGCTCGCGATGCTCCTCACCCTGGCCGATTCTCGGCTACCCACCGGTGCCCACGTGCACTCCGGCGGCGTCGAGGAGGCCATCACCGCCGGCTTGGTGACCAACCTGTCAAGCCTGGAGGCGTTTCTCAAGCGACGCATCCGCAGCCACGGCCTGGTCACCGCGTCCATCGCTGCCGCTGTGCAGCGAGGCGATCTGGCCCCCGATGGCGCAGATCGGGAAACCGACGCCCGCACACCTTCGCCCGCGGCGCGGGATGCCTCACGTAGCCAGGGACGAGGGCTGGTGCGTCTGGCTCGGGCGATCTGGCCGGAAGCGGACTGGGACGCCCTCGGCGCAAAACCCCATCTGGCGGTGGCTGCAGGCCGAGTGGGAGCGCTGGCGGGGCTAACCCCCGAACACCTTGCCCTGCAACTTGTCTACACCACGATGACCGGCTCGGCTACCGCCGCCCAGCGGCTGCTCGCGCTGGATCCCACCGACGTGGCCGTGCTCACGTTCCAGCTCTCTGAGCTGTGCACGACTACCGCCGCTGAAGCGGTAATCGGACTGGCCGATTTGTCCGACCCACTGCTCGATACGCTGGCGCAACATCACGCCGAACGCGAGCGGCCCTTGTTCGCCTCATGA
- the ureG gene encoding urease accessory protein UreG produces MAKHSHDHTHDHHDRPRRVRKPGEPLRIGVGGPVGSGKTALVAAICRQLRDELSLAVLTNDIYTTEDADFLRKHAVLADSRITAVQTGGCPHTAIRDDITANLDAIDDLIAAHDALDLILVESGGDNLTATFSSGLVDVQIFVIDVAGGDKVPRKGGPGVTFSDLLVVNKTDLAPLVGADLKVMARDAEAVRDGRPTVLQSLTEDPAATKVLDWVRSQLAAAG; encoded by the coding sequence ATGGCCAAGCATTCCCATGATCACACCCACGACCATCACGACCGGCCACGGCGGGTTCGAAAGCCGGGGGAGCCGTTGCGGATCGGGGTCGGGGGCCCAGTTGGATCCGGCAAGACCGCACTGGTGGCGGCGATATGTCGGCAGTTGCGAGACGAGCTGTCCCTCGCGGTGCTGACCAATGACATCTACACCACCGAGGACGCCGACTTTCTGCGCAAGCATGCGGTATTGGCGGACAGCCGGATAACCGCGGTGCAAACCGGTGGCTGTCCGCACACCGCGATCCGCGACGACATCACCGCCAACCTGGATGCGATCGACGACTTGATCGCCGCACACGACGCGCTGGACTTGATCTTGGTCGAATCCGGTGGTGACAACCTCACCGCCACCTTCTCGTCGGGCCTGGTGGATGTGCAGATCTTCGTCATCGATGTAGCCGGCGGCGACAAGGTTCCCCGCAAGGGCGGGCCCGGTGTGACCTTTTCAGACTTGTTGGTGGTCAACAAGACCGATCTGGCCCCGTTGGTGGGCGCCGATCTGAAGGTGATGGCTCGCGACGCCGAAGCGGTACGCGACGGACGTCCGACCGTGTTGCAGTCGTTGACCGAGGACCCCGCCGCGACGAAGGTACTGGACTGGGTGCGTAGTCAGTTGGCCGCCGCAGGCTGA
- a CDS encoding urease accessory protein UreD, whose product MHSEVLLVASRNRLPRIRCRGGIAARCTAADTVFLVSAAATPLGGDSFDLQIIVEEGASLRLRSAAAAVVLPGAQTMTSRARWKIEVAGELDVDLEPTIVAAAARHLSSVTVQLDGASRVRLRERIQIGRCGEREGFWSGSLHADLDGRPMLRHRMELGAGSLADDVICAPRATVSELRYPTGEFTDAIEAGSTVLQLAEGGTLSTWQAERLIG is encoded by the coding sequence ATGCACTCCGAGGTTCTGCTGGTTGCATCGCGAAACCGGCTGCCGCGCATCCGATGCCGGGGCGGCATTGCGGCCCGTTGCACCGCGGCCGACACGGTGTTTCTGGTGTCGGCTGCGGCAACGCCGCTAGGGGGCGACAGCTTCGACCTCCAGATCATCGTTGAGGAGGGGGCGTCGCTGCGATTGCGAAGTGCGGCCGCGGCCGTGGTGTTGCCCGGCGCACAGACCATGACTTCCCGAGCCCGCTGGAAAATCGAGGTCGCCGGGGAGCTGGATGTGGACCTCGAGCCGACAATCGTCGCCGCTGCCGCCCGGCATCTGTCGTCTGTCACGGTGCAGTTGGATGGCGCTAGCCGGGTCCGTCTGCGCGAACGCATCCAGATCGGCAGATGCGGTGAGCGGGAAGGATTCTGGTCGGGATCGCTGCATGCGGACCTGGACGGTCGTCCGATGCTGCGACACCGGATGGAACTGGGCGCTGGATCACTGGCCGATGACGTGATTTGCGCTCCCCGTGCGACGGTCAGCGAATTACGCTACCCCACAGGGGAGTTCACTGATGCAATCGAGGCCGGTTCGACAGTGCTGCAGCTCGCCGAGGGCGGAACTCTTAGTACGTGGCAAGCGGAACGGTTGATCGGCTAG
- a CDS encoding NAD(P)/FAD-dependent oxidoreductase codes for MSPQPETTAQARPRHRVVIIGSGFGGLNAAKKLKRADVDIKLIARTTHHLFQPLLYQVATGIISEGDIAPPTRVVLRRQRNAQVLLGNVTHIDLAKQSVVSDLLGHTYETPYDTLIVAAGAGQSYFGNDHFAEFAPGMKSIDDALELRGRILSAFEQAERSRDAERRAKLLTFTVVGAGPTGVEMAGQIAELAEHTLKGAFRHIDSTRARVILLDAAPAVLPPFGDKLGERAAARLQKLGVEIQLGAMVTDVDRNGITVKDSDGTIRRIESACKVWSAGVQASRLGRDLAEQSEVELDRAGRVQVLPDLSVPGHPNVFVIGDMAAVEGVPGVAQGAIQGAKYVATTIKSELAGANAAEREPFQYFDKGSMATVSRFSAVAKIGPVEISGFIAWLAWLVLHLVYLVGFKTKVSTLLSWTVTFLSTRRGQLTITEQQAFARTRLEQLAELASEAQSTEARQAS; via the coding sequence ATGAGCCCCCAGCCAGAAACCACAGCACAAGCACGTCCGCGCCATCGTGTTGTCATCATCGGATCTGGCTTCGGCGGACTCAACGCGGCAAAGAAGCTCAAGCGTGCCGACGTCGATATCAAGCTGATTGCTCGCACCACCCACCACCTGTTCCAGCCGCTGCTCTACCAAGTGGCTACCGGAATCATCTCCGAAGGTGACATCGCGCCGCCGACACGCGTGGTCCTGCGCCGGCAACGCAACGCGCAGGTGCTGCTGGGCAACGTGACCCACATCGACCTGGCCAAGCAATCCGTCGTGTCGGACTTGCTCGGTCACACCTACGAAACCCCATACGACACCCTGATCGTCGCCGCGGGCGCGGGCCAGTCCTACTTCGGCAACGACCACTTCGCCGAGTTCGCACCTGGCATGAAGTCGATCGATGACGCGCTGGAACTACGCGGACGGATCCTGAGCGCCTTCGAACAGGCCGAACGGTCGCGTGATGCGGAACGACGGGCCAAACTGCTGACGTTCACAGTCGTCGGGGCCGGACCCACCGGTGTCGAAATGGCCGGGCAGATAGCCGAATTGGCCGAGCACACGTTGAAGGGCGCGTTCCGCCACATCGACTCCACCCGGGCGCGGGTGATTCTGCTCGATGCCGCTCCGGCGGTGCTGCCGCCGTTTGGCGACAAGTTGGGTGAGCGGGCGGCGGCACGGCTGCAGAAGCTGGGGGTGGAAATCCAGCTCGGCGCGATGGTCACCGACGTCGACCGCAACGGCATTACCGTGAAGGATTCCGACGGCACCATCCGGCGCATCGAATCCGCGTGCAAAGTGTGGTCCGCCGGTGTCCAGGCCAGCCGGTTGGGCCGGGACCTTGCCGAGCAGTCCGAGGTTGAGCTCGATCGAGCCGGCCGGGTCCAGGTGCTGCCCGACTTGTCGGTCCCGGGACACCCCAACGTGTTCGTCATCGGCGACATGGCTGCGGTCGAGGGCGTGCCCGGGGTAGCCCAGGGCGCCATCCAGGGCGCGAAGTACGTCGCCACCACGATCAAGTCCGAGCTGGCCGGTGCCAACGCTGCGGAACGCGAGCCGTTCCAGTACTTCGACAAGGGCTCCATGGCCACGGTGTCGCGTTTTTCCGCGGTGGCCAAGATCGGTCCAGTGGAGATCAGCGGCTTCATCGCTTGGCTGGCCTGGCTGGTCCTGCACCTGGTGTACCTGGTCGGGTTCAAGACCAAGGTCAGCACGCTGTTGTCGTGGACGGTGACCTTCCTGAGCACCCGGCGTGGTCAACTGACCATCACCGAACAGCAGGCTTTCGCCCGGACGCGGCTGGAGCAGCTGGCCGAGTTGGCTTCCGAGGCGCAGAGCACCGAGGCGCGACAAGCCAGCTAG
- a CDS encoding LLM class F420-dependent oxidoreductase, producing MAIRLGFQIPSFSYGTGVDKLFPSVIAQAREAEAAGFDSLFLMDHFYQLPMLGTPDQPMLEAYTALGALATATERLQLGTLVTGNTYRNPALLAKIITTLDVVSAGRAVLGIGAGWFELEHRQLGYEFGTFTDRFNRLEEALQILDPMIKGERPTFSGSWYQAESAMAEPRYRDRIPILIGGGGEKKTFRIAAHWADHLNIVAALDELPRKMDAVAARCEEAGRDPSTLETSVMLTVVVDEKAKVERPPAETSRRMVTGSPAQIADQVQTKVLDTGIDGVIMNLSAHGHSPGLITTVAEALRPLLTG from the coding sequence GTGGCTATCCGGCTTGGTTTCCAGATCCCGAGTTTCTCCTACGGTACCGGCGTCGACAAGCTCTTTCCGTCAGTCATCGCGCAGGCGCGCGAGGCCGAGGCGGCCGGCTTCGACTCGCTTTTCTTGATGGACCATTTCTATCAACTGCCGATGTTGGGGACACCGGACCAGCCCATGCTGGAGGCCTACACCGCCCTGGGCGCGCTGGCCACCGCTACCGAGCGGCTGCAACTGGGCACCCTGGTGACCGGCAATACGTACCGTAACCCCGCGTTGTTGGCAAAGATCATCACGACGCTGGATGTGGTCAGTGCCGGACGTGCGGTCCTCGGCATCGGCGCTGGATGGTTTGAACTCGAACACCGCCAGCTCGGCTACGAGTTCGGCACCTTCACCGACCGATTCAATCGGCTCGAGGAGGCGTTGCAGATTCTTGATCCGATGATCAAGGGTGAGCGTCCGACCTTCTCCGGGAGTTGGTACCAAGCCGAATCGGCGATGGCCGAACCCCGTTACCGTGACCGCATCCCGATCTTGATCGGCGGCGGGGGTGAGAAGAAGACCTTCCGCATCGCCGCCCACTGGGCCGATCATCTCAACATCGTCGCGGCGCTGGATGAATTGCCTCGCAAGATGGATGCCGTCGCCGCCCGATGCGAGGAAGCGGGGCGGGATCCATCAACACTGGAAACCAGTGTGATGCTCACGGTGGTGGTCGACGAGAAGGCCAAGGTGGAGCGCCCTCCCGCGGAGACGAGCAGGCGCATGGTGACCGGCAGCCCGGCACAGATCGCCGATCAGGTGCAAACCAAAGTGCTCGACACCGGCATTGACGGCGTGATCATGAACCTCTCCGCGCACGGCCACTCCCCCGGCCTGATCACCACCGTTGCCGAGGCACTGCGCCCGCTATTGACCGGGTAG
- a CDS encoding SDR family oxidoreductase produces the protein MAVEVLVTGGDTDLGRTVAEGFRDDGHKVTLVGARRDDLEVVAKELDADAIACDITNPASLAEVRGLFPHHLDTIVNVPAPTWDAGDPRTYSLADTATAWRNALDTTVLSAVLTVQCVGDHLRSGGSIISVVAENPPAGSVDAAIKGALSNWVAGQAEIYGTRGITVNAVACGRSVQAGYEGLSRTPAPVAAEIARLALFLTTPAARHITGQTLHVSHGALAHFA, from the coding sequence ATGGCAGTGGAGGTGCTGGTCACCGGCGGCGACACCGATCTGGGACGCACAGTAGCCGAGGGCTTTCGCGACGACGGTCACAAAGTGACTCTTGTCGGCGCCCGGCGCGACGATCTCGAGGTGGTCGCCAAGGAACTCGACGCAGATGCGATCGCCTGCGACATCACCAATCCGGCCAGCCTGGCAGAGGTGCGCGGGTTGTTCCCCCACCATCTGGACACCATCGTCAACGTGCCGGCGCCGACCTGGGATGCCGGCGATCCGCGCACCTACTCGCTGGCGGACACCGCCACGGCGTGGCGCAATGCACTGGACACCACCGTGCTCTCGGCGGTGTTGACCGTGCAGTGTGTCGGCGACCATCTGCGATCTGGCGGTTCGATCATCAGCGTGGTGGCGGAGAACCCACCAGCGGGCAGCGTCGACGCGGCGATCAAGGGTGCCCTGTCGAATTGGGTCGCCGGGCAAGCCGAGATCTACGGCACCCGCGGCATCACGGTCAACGCCGTGGCTTGCGGACGCAGTGTGCAGGCGGGTTATGAAGGGTTGTCGCGCACGCCGGCTCCGGTGGCCGCGGAGATCGCCCGGCTGGCGCTGTTTCTCACCACCCCGGCGGCTCGGCACATCACCGGCCAGACGCTTCATGTGAGCCACGGCGCGCTCGCTCACTTCGCCTGA